In one Mastacembelus armatus chromosome 19, fMasArm1.2, whole genome shotgun sequence genomic region, the following are encoded:
- the bahcc1b gene encoding BAH and coiled-coil domain-containing protein 1, translated as MESRDFAPPHHLLTERSALVHSAASRMAPGGHGSVQHPAHFQPGKYYPSHLSMGPHSGASFMGSFLASSLGSPPSHPPHPSGPAASPSSPSYRPGPHSSASSIWFPHSHEGYPSYSGSLASPFLPMSPLDHHSNGLYGQHRFYETQKDHFYMRGLAHQPSLLSTNHTLPPLSRTAPGHPLGSCSRETDSGGGGGKSTKDVGEKGVSSVSKEKERSSSKERHQESKDKQHQLHHHHLHQTNPPTTPSGHHHQAYPHPHHALVPHLTSQGREEDHRQSLERHKELRDSDLGSQGTKHMSACKLSSSSGAETGNGVKGGALSSCSDGGVGRPPSGGGRRCSKDGPINEEMRISESSTSSSECMRRGAAAPILAPPASHSVTSYSMPPPPPPPPPHALHLGSTVTGGWLHHAHHHPHPEFYCPPAPLTLTSSKDPVSIPAGSGREAKVIGPTYVPSVGPLRDLAAPDCRGAGGGRKGDDKNGEGSFENLSRPSSCQKKEKLQQLGYGKADKSPDWSHQTQHYHKPSPNMSSQPELRSCSLETSSSFREVEVVEDVFRPSLSLDAQGTGAGQSTSKSGPNTSPPPLRDCSHSGPPSDGKVGSGVQREGQKVARIRHQQHSSHGASTEEKGRDGGQTAPSWGTRGSHQEDQRKSSHHVSVGNGEGKGLSNRVSNSDHNQPHSQPPPPLSHSSSQSTEGEGSAMKNLMNYSSQQPLLLPQRSPFGGLGCLKQGGERSEKGDRGGAKSNTSLQDPPKQSLPPRRGATNEGERGDRGGKEAGEAGEGEVRQPPVGIAVAVARPPHRSPDSTPGHSRQGRVLPSMKGVSRPVYPLGREAEERKRMTEDQISLHHLDRDREMIIRENKDRVEFARIHPSSSCHGDLTSHLLVPGGASQLGTDPVTHAHPAHHHWIQRTGSPSLWMGHSYSLSHVGMSPGFPPGLPSPLQPVLGSLTQDPNSPLMVLPAEPGTHHHLDVLEQSGLWPPVYGGRGPPPHLQHHPVYSRSSFLRQQELYALQHQHQQQQRAMEHMHRHSLGQRKHEEHAITIEDSPHESSASRTPSSSTTSSHVAKPFSHTPPPAKTPTPSSGVCPSSRQSPCYHSPSRRPHPPNPLTPAPSPAAAAPRSPAISPAPSHLSKGLERGSDRGEGQPPQDYPQSLEPDLPPVYNYPSITMGYKAGPSPPEARSAEQAMVEAEPAEPDSKSLPHSCHDQSLTKEEEGRKDEAERDCELLESQSGVAEEKKEERQVEEKGCSDFEPESNISGLLPCPSPDPACSATGTALKVEPALGCLGQKASLEEPQISKEQEDDREHEKEDIEEDEGEKSEPTECTVSVPIAPEVEREEVEDRVDRDKDGGNAEASGGEEVEEEGRNEASPDEDLVELTCDSTAPSPSFSPVLPPTATTAAHLQGAYMWSLELLIAAALCATRDALYPPKSPVPTPSPSPHHGMEILGELAELEIQQRSRKSQEKDGEGEDILTFDLHSLATLAAARALEMGGGAVDEGADKQCPIRKRLNLRRKYSWTPRHEPVCPVKGSMETMGGEELAMRVQLAELQRRYKEKQRELAKLQRKHDHQKEETSRSPARRGPGRPRKRKSTPGPAAAESSKRLRAGLNLLEEEARKKISNHSFNSLSAAQMKARCKHRGRPSTLSSRLARRVTQLKQKAAAQRGTPSEAMLHCRGVPGAEETSKSHCRQGAKDPQQDWAAGQTEKRKRGRKPKVLMDLNRNHHKDNRASEKQEAREEKSDSESSEHEEEEDGSYDSEDGAGDVKISSSSKEAPANSAGIVSFSSHSCKLQTSQKAKSKRLGLPGTASTPSGEHSRAPRRPVLIGTERGHPDHQGPKRAIVPCWGLPSVGCSFGDGRGNHGALAEANKGSKEAVRKSSAGHGILGKGHAVSRLLQSFAADDGFRLDEESSFSECEEEEEEEAKEKKSIHLPPNMPCRIPALPNCVLSKEMLVDGLKILISKEDELLYAACVQTLDLPDIFSVVIEGERGNRPRIYSLEQLLKEAVLDVRPQTEAILTAGTRVCAYWSERSRCLYPGYVHRGGPGEEEKAGSVMVEFDDGDRGRISLANIRLLPPGYQICCAEPSPALLISPGHHGRRNSIQEKKDTPTEKPTNEEPVGRPQEKRPVGRPKKIHSVPKTASTPASVTDTVTKGNTSLNWSAPRKRPPVDFFLFNGTSRKTQRRIRERDMGLFHRPASHPLAPPSPIKGIFGSPFEVDSFSSIANGYSTFGSGGNSGAGRMITTVASMGLRDSSSSTCSSSVSMAMAAGSRKPVSERDRKQFLVKLDHEGVTSPKTKNGKALLRLGGSGGRGGKHLSSAGAPLRYIHPSLLVKDGKKGGGERDGAGARSDPLLKGTPPLRKDLLSAGLGVQGVDYSLDYASDCPSSYSELDEDDEDDGQEARRRSAVVGSHRGGRFLSRLCFSSSSSSSSSSGSISSSSLCSSDNDSSYSSDEESSSVLLRRALLQQDKHKHRQNMTSDILSPDPATSSSSPSASAQAHGYVAKASMAVSGSKVRADRAEDRKEFMSKGSMVANSSTAKTQMKRKEGLSNSHHQSPAGQQQKPASKDPATAKRQRMASPEPLPNMAPLLPGRQLWKWSGNPTQRRGLKGKARKLFYKAIVRGKETVRVGDCAVFLSPGRPQLPYVGRVESLWESWSSSMVVRVKWFYHPEETRLGKRHRDGKNALYQSSHEDENDVQTISHRCQVVSRAEYDHLMRERKPGNTSNDLFYLAGTYEPTTGQLISADGMAIVS; from the exons GGTACCCCAGCTATTCAGGAAGTCTTGCTTCTCCTTTTCTCCCCATGAGTCCCCTGGATCACCATAGCAACGGTCTCTATGGGCAGCACCGCTTCTACGAAACTCAAAAAG ATCACTTCTACATGAGAGGCCTTGCTCACCAGCCCTCTCTGCTGTCCACCAATCACACCCTTCCTCCCTTGTCCAGAACCGCCCCAGGCCACCCACTTGGCTCCTGCAGCCGGGAGACAGACAGTGGGGGAGGAGGCGGCAAGAGCACCAAGGATGTCGGTGAGAAAGGTGTTTCATCAGTGTCCAAGGAGAAGGAGCGATCAAGCAGCAAGGAGCGGCACCAGGagagcaaagacaaacagcaccAGCTTCATCATCACCATCTTCATCAGACAAACCCTCCCACCACTCCCTCTGGCCATCACCACCAAGCTTACCCCCACCCTCACCACGCCCTTGTTCCTCACCTTACTTCCCAGGGCCGGGAGGAGGACCACAGACAGTCTCTAGAGCGAcacaaggagctcagagacagcgACTTGGGCAGCCAGGGGACAAAACATATGAGTGCTTGTAAACTGTCCAGCAGTTCTGGTGCAGAGACTGGCAATGGAGTGAAGGGGGGAGcactcagcagctgcagtgatgGTGGGGTTGGCAGACCTCCATCTGGAGGTGGCAGGCGGTGCTCCAAAGATGGACCCATAAATGAGGAGATGAGGATCAGCGAATCCTCAACTTCCTCCTCTGAATGTATGAGACGAGGGGCGGCGGCACCCATCTTGGCACCTCCCGCCTCCCATTCTGTGACCTCCTACTCCAtgcctcctccccctccaccacctccacctcatGCCTTGCACCTGGGCTCCACAGTCACAGGAGGGTGGCTACACCAcgctcatcatcatcctcatcctgaGTTTTACTGTCCCCCTGCCCCCCTTACGCTCACGTCCTCCAAAGATCCAGTGTCAATCCCTGCAGGGTCTGGCAGGGAGGCAAAAGTCATTGGCCCTACTTATGTGCCCTCAGTTGGGCCATTGAGAGACCTGGCAGCCCCTGACTGTCGTGGAGCAGGAGGTGGGAGAAAGGGAGATGACAAGAATGGGGAAGGATCTTTTGAAAACCTCAGTCGACCTAGTAGCTGCCAGAAGAAGGAGAAATTGCAGCAGCTGGGATATGGCAAGGCTGACAAATCTCCAGACTGGAGCCACCAGACACAGCACTACCACAAACCCAGCCCCAACATGAGCTCTCAGCCTGAGCTGCGGTCCTGCAGCCTGGAGACGTCTTCATCCTTCAGAGAGGTTGAAGTTGTGGAAGATGTTTTCCGGCCCTCACTTTCACTAGATGCTCAGGGGACTGGTGCTGGACAGAGCACATCCAAGAGTGGCCCCAACACCAGCCCTCCTCCATTAAGGGACTGCTCTCACTCAGGTCCGCCTTCTGATGGGAAAGTGGGATCAGGGGTTCAGAGGGAGGGACAAAAGGTTGCAAGGATACGGCATCAACAGCACAGCAGCCATGGAGCAAGCACagaagagaagggaagagaTGGAGGTCAGACAGCACCTTCTTGGGGGACTAGAGGGAGCCACCAGGAAGACCAGAGAAAAAGCTCCCATCATGTGTCAGTTGGAAATGGTGAAGGAAAAGGGCTCAGCAACAGAGTCTCAAACAGTGACCACAATCAGCCTCATTCtcaaccaccaccacctctaTCCCACTCCTCATCACAAAGCACTGAGGGTGAGGGCAGTGCCATGAAGAACCTAATGAACTACAGCTCCCAgcagccactgctgctgccacagcgGAGCCCCTTTGGAGGTTTGGGCTGTCTCAAGCAGGGTGGAGAGAGATCAGAgaagggagacagaggaggagctaAGAGCAACACCTCCCTGCAGGACCCGCCCAAACAGTCGCTCCCTCCTCGCCGAGGTGCCACtaatgagggagagaggggtGACAGAGGTGGGAAGGAGGCAGGGGAGGCAGGAGAGGGGGAGGTGCGACAGCCTCCAGTAGGTATAGCAGTCGCAGTAGCCCGGCCACCCCACCGTTCCCCAGACAGCACCCCTGGACACAGCCGACAGGGCAGGGTGCTGCCCAGCATGAAAG GGGTGTCACGTCCTGTCTATCCGCTCGGCCGggaagcagaggagaggaagaggatgacAGAGGACCAGATCAGTCTTCATCAcctggacagagacagagaaatgatCATCAG GGAAAACAAGGATCGCGTTGAGTTTGCCAGGATCCACCCTTCAAGTAGTTGCCACGGTGACCTGACCTCTCACCTCTTGGTCCCTGGAGGAGCCAGCCAGTTAGGGACGGACCCCGTTACACATGCTCACCCAGCTCACCACCACTGGATACAGAGGACGGGAAGTCCCTCCCTGTGGATGGGGCATTCGTACA GTCTCAGCCATGTGGGAATGAGTCCCGGCTTCCCACCCGGTCTGCCCAGCCCTCTGCAGCCTGTCCTGGGCTCGCTAACCCAAGACCCTAATTCTCCTCTCATGGTTCTTCCTGCAGAACCTGGGACTCATCATCACCTTG ATGTTCTGGAGCAGTCAGGTCTATGGCCACCTGTGTACGGAGGCAGAGGGCCTCCTCCTCACCTGCAGCATCACCCTGTCTACTCCCGCAGCTCATTTCTACGGCAACAGGAACTGTATGCCCTGCAgcatcagcaccagcagcagcagcgagcCATGGAGCATATGCATCGGCACTCTTTAGGACAG AGAAAACATGAGGAGCATGCAATCACCATAGAAGACTCTCCTCACGAATCTTCAGCATCCAGAACTCCTTCTTCATCCACCACCTCTTCTCATGTGGCCAAACCGTTCTCACACACCCCTCCTCCAGCCAAAACACCCACACCATCTTCAGGGGTGTGCCCCAGCAGCCGCCAGTCACCCTGCTACCACTCCCCATCCAGGCGTCCGCACCCACCGAACCCTCTGACCCCTGCGCCAAGCccggctgcagcagctcctcgCTCCCCGGCGATCAGCCCTGCTCCCTCACACCTCTCTAAAGGGCTGGAGAGGGGCAGCGATCGAGGAGAGGGACAGCCGCCTCAGGACTACCCACAATCCCTAGAGCCAG ACTTGCCTCCTGTTTACAACTACCCGTCCATCACCATGGGTTACAAAGCTGGACCCTCGCCTCCTGAAGCCCGATCGGCTGAACAAGCCATGGTGGAGGCGGAGCCGGCCGAGCCTGACTCCAAGTCCCTTCCACATTCGTGCCACGACCAGTCTCTCACcaaagaagaggaggggaggaaagaCGAGGCTGAGAGAGACTGTGAATTGCTGGAGTCTCAGAGTGGAgtagcagaagaaaaaaaggaggaaaggcAGGTGGAAGAGAAAGGATGCTCTGACTTTGAGCCTGAGAGCAACATTTCTGGACTGCTGCCATGCCCTTCCCCAGATCCAGCCTGCTCAGCCACAGGCACAGCCCTAAAAGTAGAGCCTGCTCTGGGCTGCCTGGGCCAGAAGGCCAGCCTGGAGGAGCCCCAGATATCCAAAGAGCAGGAGGATGATAGggaacatgaaaaagaggacatagaggaggatgaaggagagAAGTCAGAACCAACAGAATGTACCGTCTCTGTGCCTATAGCACCTGAAGTGGAGAGGGAAGAGGTAGAGGATAGGGTGGATAGGGACAAAGATGGGGGGAATGCAGAGGCATCTgggggggaggaggtggaggaggaggggaggaatgAGGCCAGTCCAGACGAGGACTTGGTGGAACTAACGTGCGATTCTACTGCTCCTTCCCCGTCCTTCAGCCCTGTCCTCCCTCCCACTGCGACTACAGCAGCCCATCTCCAAGGGGCCTACATGTGGAGCCTGGAGCTCCTGATCGCCGCGGCTCTGTGTGCCACCAGAGATGCCTTGTACCCACCTAAATCTCCTGTCCCAACCCCAAGCCCTTCACCTCACCATGGTATGGAGATACTGGGAGAACTGGCTGAGTTGGAAATCCAgcagaggagcaggaagagCCAAGAGAAAGATGGCGAAG GTGAGGACatactgacctttgacctccacaGTCTGGCGACGCTGGCGGCCGCCCGTGCCCTGGAGATGGGGGGAGGGGCTGTGGACGAGGGGGCGGACAAGCAGTGTCCAATCAGGAAGAGGCTCAACCTGCGCAGGAAGTACAGCTGGACACCTCGCCATGAGCCG gtgtgcCCAGTGAAGGGGTCCATGGAGACGATGGGAGGGGAGGAGCTGGCCATGCGTGTCCAGCTGGCTGAGCTACAGCGCCGctacaaagagaaacagagagaactGGCCAAGCTACAGAGGAAACACGACCACCA GAAAGAGGAGACGTCTCGCAGCCCTGCCCGCCGGGGGCCAGGCCGCCCCCGCAAGCGCAAGTCCACCCCCGGCCCAGCTGCCGCAGAGAGCTCCAAAAGACTCAG ggCCGGGCTGAATTTACTAGAGGAAGAAGCCAGGAAGAAAATATCCAATCACAGCTTCAACAGCCTCAGTGCTGCACAG ATGAAAGCGCGCTGTAAGCACAGGGGTCGGCCCAGCACCCTGAGCTCCAGGCTGGCTAGACGGGTGACCCAGCTGAAGCAGAAAGCTGCAGCTCAGCGTGGCACGCCATCTGAAGCTATGCTGCACTGCAGAGGGGTGCCTGGAGCAGAAGAGACCTCCAAGAGTCACTGCAGACAAGGAGCAAAAG ACCCTCAGCAGGACTGGGCAGCtggtcagacagaaaaaaggaagaggggTCGAAAGCCCAAAGTGTTGATGGACCTGAACAGAAACCACCACAAGGACAACCGGGCGTCTGAGAAACAGGAAGCTAGGGAAGAGAAGAGTGACAGTGAGAGCTCGGAGCATG aggaggaggaggatggcagCTACGACAGTGAAGACGGAGCTGGTGACGTCAAGATTAGCTCATCCTCTAAAGAAGCTCCTGCAAACTCTGCTGGGATTGTGTCTTTTTCATCGCACTCCTGCAAACTCCAAACAAGCCAGAAAGCCAAGAGCAAGAGACTAGGACTTCCTG GCACAGCGAGCACACCCAGTGGAGAACATAGCAGAGCGCCCAGAAGGCCGGTCCTCATCGGAACAGAGAGGGGACATCCAGATCACCAGGGGCCTAAGAGAGCCATTGTGCCCTGCTGGGGTTTGCCCTCAGTGGGCTGCAGCTTTGGGGATGGCCGGGGGAACCACGGAGCTCTGGCAGAAGCAAACAAAGGCAGCAAGGAAGCTGTGAGGAAGAGCTCAGCAGGACATGGCATTCTGGGAAAG GGCCACGCAGTGAGCCGACTCCTGCAGAGCTTTGCTGCAGATGACGGCTTTCGGCTGGATgaggaaagcagcttctctgagtgcgaggaggaggaagaggaggaggcaaaGGAGAAGAAGTCAATCCACCTTCCTCCCAACATGCCCTGTAGAATACCCG CTCTGCCAAACTGTGTGCTGAGTAAAGAGATGTTGGTGGACGGGCTGAAGATCCTGATCTCTAAGGAGGATGAGCTGCTATATGCTGCCTGTGTCCAAACTCTGGACCTGCCTGACAT aTTTAGCGTTGTCATTGAGGGGGAACGAGGTAATCGCCCCAGGATCTACTCACTTGAGCAACTACTAAAAGAGGCA GTGTTGGATGTGCGGCCCCAGACTGAGGCCATCCTGACTGCAGGGACGCGAGTCTGTGCCTACTGGAGCGAGCGCTCTCGCTGCCTTTACCCTGGATACGTCCATCGAG GAGGTCCAGGTGAAGAGGAGAAGGCTGGCAGCGTGATGGTGGAATTTGATGatggagacagaggaaggaTCTCCCTCGCGAACATCAGACTCCTGCCCCCGGGATACCAAATCTGCT GTGCGGAACCCTCTCCAGCTCTTCTGATCTCACCTGGTCACCATGGTCGACGAAACTCCATTCAGGAGAAGAAAGACACACCCACAGAAAAACCAACCAATGAGGAGCCAGTGGGGAGACCTCAGGAGAAAAGACCAG TTGGCAGACCGAAGAAAATCCACTCTGTGCCTAAAACTGCCAGCACACCGGCATCAGTAACAGACACTGTAACTAAAGGCAACACTTCCTTGAACTGGTCTGCGCCCAGGAAGAGACCACCTGTTGACTTTTTTCTCTTCAATGGGACATCTCGTAAAACCCAGAGAAGGATACGGGAGCGAGACATGGGGTTGTTTCATCGGCCTGCCTCTCACCCTCTTGCTCCCCCAAGCCCCATCAAAGGCATCTTCGGCTCTCCGTTTGAAGTTGACTCATTCAGTAGCATTGCCAATGGCTACTCTACTTTTGGAAGTGGTGGAAACTCTGGCGCCGGACGAATGATTACCACAGTTGCTTCAATGGGGCTCCGggactcctcctcctccacttgcTCCTCATCTGTCAGCATGGCAATGGCTGCTGGGAGCAGGAAGCCAGTGAGCGAGCGTGACAGGAAACAGTTCCTGGTAAAGCTTGACCATGAAGGAGTAACTTCTCCTAAAACGAAAAATGGTAAAGCTCTGCTTCGACTCGGAGGCAGCGGAGGGAGAGGGGGGAAGCACCTCAGCTCAGCAGGCGCACCACTGCGATACATCCACCCCTCACTGCTAGTGAAGGATGGCAAGAAGGGAGGAGGGGAAAGAGACGGTGCAGGGGCCCGGTCTGATCCTCTTCTAAAGGGCACTCCACCTCTGAGAAAGGATCTTCTGTCAGCAGGTCTTGGAGTCCAGGGTGTGGATTACAGTTTGGACTACGCAAGCGACTGCCCCAGCTCCTATTCTGAGctggatgaggatgatgaggatgatggtCAAGAAGCACGCAGAAGAAGCGCAGTAGTCGGATCCCACCGTGGGGGTCGATTTCTCTCCCGTCTCTGCttctcctcatcttcatcctcatcttcttcctccggttccatctcctcctcatctctctgCTCCTCAGACAACGATTCCTCGTACTCCTCTGATGAAGAGTCCTCGTCAGTGCTGTTGCGTCGTGCGCTGCTCCAGCAggacaaacacaagcacaggcAGAACATGACCTCCGACATCCTGAGCCCCGACCCAGCCACCTCCAGCTCTTCTCCTTCTGCTTCAGCACAAGCTCACGGTTACGTGGCCAAAGCTAGCATGGCCGTGTCAGGGTCGAAAGTGAGGGCTGACAGAGCAGAAGACAGGAAGGAGTTCATGTCAAAAGGAAGTATGGTGGctaacagcagcacagccaaAACTCAGATGAAGAGGAAAGAAGGGCTTTCCAACAGCCACCATCAGAGTCCTGCGGGCCAACAACAAAAACCTGCCTCCAAGGACCCGGCAACAGCTAAGAGGCAGAGGATGGCTTCACCTGAGCCTCTGCCCAACATGGCTCCTCTGCTGCCTGGACGCCAGCTGTGGAAATGGTCTGGTAACCCCACACAG AGGAGAGGTCTTAAAGGTAAAGCCCGCAAGCTTTTCTACAAGGCTATTGTGCGGGGCAAGGAGACAGTGCGCGTCGGAGACTGTGCTGTGTTCCTGTCACCTGGTCGCCCCCAGTTGCCCTACGTGGGCAGGGTGGAGAGCCTCTGGGAGTCATGGAGCTCCAGCATGGTGGTCAGGGTCAAGTGGTTTTATCACCCTGAGGAGACTCGACTGGGGAAGCGACATCGTGATGGCAAG AATGCCCTGTACCAGTCCAGCCACGAGGATGAGAATGACGTGCAGACCATCTCCCATCGCTGCCAGGTGGTCAGCAGGGCTGAGTACGATCACCTGATGCGTGAGCGCAAACCTGGCAACACGTCAAATGATCTGTTTTACCTGGCGGGAACCTACGAACCAACCACAGGGCAGCTGATCAGCGCAGACGGCATGGCCATTGTGTCCTAG